In Zingiber officinale cultivar Zhangliang chromosome 3B, Zo_v1.1, whole genome shotgun sequence, a single window of DNA contains:
- the LOC122054923 gene encoding putative RING-H2 finger protein ATL21A, giving the protein MRRAQAQKAWDWEIGSVEEAILMLLPLLFLLLSQAAVTATAQQQQQWSQEACAPFSCGLFHDISHPFRRTTDLPQCGDRMYELTCDGDKATISIGSTHYLITQLSYKSGTIRLVDPKFASGSCGLPSQSLSPSDLSSSGFDHYQNSWWASFMSCRRRIEAQSLYQLVPCLSNKNNTFVYVVVADKGNSLSYLYPSCHFVSMIPAAEVRRH; this is encoded by the coding sequence ATGAGGCGTGCTCAAGCACAGAAAGCTTGGGATTGGGAGATAGGGAGCGTGGAGGAGGCCATACTTATGCTTCTGCCGCTACTCTTCCTCCTCCTGTCCCAGGCTGCTGTTACAGCTACggcgcagcagcagcagcagtggAGCCAAGAAGCTTGTGCTCCCTTCTCTTGCGGTCTGTTCCACGACATCAGCCACCCATTTCGTCGAACAACTGATCTGCCTCAGTGCGGGGATCGGATGTACGAGCTCACCTGCGACGGCGACAAAGCCACCATCTCCATCGGCTCCACACACTACTTGATCACTCAGCTATCTTACAAAAGCGGCACGATCCGCTTGGTGGATCCGAAGTTTGCGAGCGGAAGCTGTGGCCTCCCTTCCCAATCTTTGTCACCCTCCGATCTTTCAAGCTCTGGCTTCGACCATTACCAAAATAGTTGGTGGGCAAGTTTCATGAGTTGTAGGAGAAGAATCGAGGCCCAGAGTTTGTATCAGCTTGTTCCTTGCTTGAGCAACAAAAACAACACTTTTGTCTATGTCGttgttgcagataaaggaaatagTTTGTCGTACCTTTATCCATCATGTCATTTTGTGTCGATGATTCCAGCAGCAGAAGTGAGGAGGCACTAG